A window from Streptomyces sp. NBC_00335 encodes these proteins:
- a CDS encoding HEAT repeat domain-containing protein: MNEVLERLRAEAGRAPEGEARYAELLAQDADGLAASLTSAGLPLWARELAAYRLGLAGDRRAFESLVLLLNHRDPPRCEAAAQALAVLGDPRTARAAAALATNELRTAYALHPVRLLAALRAPESAPALIRTLSRLLAPHDPYWRVALACVEGLGALADQRAREVLTRAQSHPRLAVAATAALRGLGVS; this comes from the coding sequence GTGAACGAGGTGTTGGAACGTCTGCGGGCCGAAGCCGGGCGGGCCCCGGAGGGCGAAGCGCGGTACGCGGAGCTGCTCGCGCAGGACGCGGACGGCCTGGCGGCCTCCCTGACCTCCGCCGGGCTGCCCCTGTGGGCCCGCGAACTGGCCGCGTACCGGCTGGGACTGGCCGGCGACCGGCGCGCCTTCGAGTCCCTGGTCCTGCTGCTCAACCACCGGGACCCGCCGCGCTGCGAGGCGGCCGCGCAGGCGCTGGCCGTCCTCGGGGACCCGCGCACCGCCCGCGCGGCGGCGGCGCTGGCCACGAACGAACTGCGCACGGCCTACGCCCTGCACCCGGTCCGGCTGCTGGCGGCGCTGCGGGCGCCGGAATCCGCCCCGGCGCTGATCCGCACGCTGTCGCGGCTGCTCGCGCCGCACGACCCGTACTGGCGGGTGGCCCTGGCCTGCGTGGAGGGGCTGGGCGCGCTGGCGGACCAGCGCGCCCGGGAGGTCCTGACCCGGGCCCAGTCGCACCCCCGGCTGGCGGTGGCGGCGACGGCGGCCCTGCGGGGGCTGGGCGTCAGCTAG
- a CDS encoding M55 family metallopeptidase: MKILISADMEGATGVTWPADVLPGTPQWERCRTMFTSDVNAAVLGFYDAGADQVLVNEAHWTMRNLLLEHLDERVEMLTGRHKSLSMVEGVQHGDVDGIAFVGYHTGAGAEGVLAHTYLANSITGVWVNGTRAGEGLLNAHVVAEYGVPVILVTGDDLTCADAAGYAPNAVTVAVKDHVSRYAAVCRTPARTAADIRAAAKEAAALAVRYEPVRGGPFAVEVEFDAEHLAMAATVVPGVERSGERRVGYTSGTMYEGIRTFKAVTTIVSAAMEEQYG; encoded by the coding sequence ATGAAGATCCTCATCTCCGCCGACATGGAAGGCGCCACCGGCGTCACCTGGCCCGCCGACGTGCTGCCCGGGACCCCGCAGTGGGAACGCTGCCGGACCATGTTCACCTCCGACGTGAACGCCGCCGTCCTCGGGTTCTACGACGCCGGCGCCGACCAGGTCCTCGTCAACGAGGCCCACTGGACCATGCGCAACCTGCTGCTGGAGCACCTCGACGAACGCGTCGAGATGCTGACCGGCCGCCACAAATCCCTCTCCATGGTCGAGGGCGTCCAGCACGGGGACGTGGACGGCATCGCCTTCGTCGGCTACCACACGGGCGCCGGCGCCGAGGGCGTGCTCGCCCACACCTACCTCGCCAACTCCATCACCGGGGTCTGGGTCAACGGGACCCGTGCCGGCGAGGGGCTGCTCAACGCCCACGTGGTCGCCGAGTACGGCGTCCCGGTCATCCTGGTCACCGGAGACGACCTGACCTGCGCCGACGCCGCCGGCTACGCCCCCAACGCGGTGACCGTCGCCGTCAAGGACCACGTCTCGCGCTACGCCGCCGTCTGCCGCACCCCGGCCCGTACGGCCGCCGACATCCGGGCCGCCGCCAAGGAGGCCGCCGCCCTCGCCGTCCGGTACGAACCGGTGCGGGGCGGGCCGTTCGCGGTGGAGGTCGAGTTCGACGCCGAACACCTGGCGATGGCCGCCACGGTGGTGCCCGGGGTCGAGCGATCGGGTGAGCGTAGGGTCGGGTACACCAGCGGGACGATGTACGAGGGGATCCGGACCTTCAAGGCGGTCACCACGATCGTCTCGGCAGCGATGGAGGAGCAATATGGCTGA
- a CDS encoding GNAT family N-acetyltransferase yields the protein MPNSPYLAEGGRIGLRPYRPADEAEFTARVRESRELHHPWLSPPATAEAYEAYAAPLIAGATGAAAPGRAGFLACERESGAIAGFVNVNNIVLGAFRCGALGYGAFAHAAGRGLMREALGLAVAQAFSADGLALHRLEANIQPGNTASIALVRGLGFRLEGLSPDFLQVDGAWRDHERWALTSEMPCPGAPHRTG from the coding sequence ATGCCGAATTCTCCCTACCTGGCCGAGGGCGGCCGGATCGGGCTGCGGCCCTACCGGCCCGCTGACGAGGCCGAGTTCACCGCCCGGGTGCGCGAGAGCCGGGAGCTCCACCACCCGTGGCTGTCGCCGCCCGCGACCGCGGAGGCCTACGAGGCGTACGCCGCCCCGCTGATCGCCGGCGCGACGGGGGCCGCCGCCCCGGGCAGAGCCGGATTCCTCGCGTGCGAGCGGGAATCGGGCGCCATCGCCGGCTTCGTGAACGTCAACAACATCGTCCTCGGAGCCTTCCGGTGCGGCGCGCTCGGCTACGGGGCGTTCGCCCACGCGGCGGGCCGGGGACTCATGCGGGAGGCGCTCGGCCTCGCCGTGGCGCAGGCCTTCTCCGCGGACGGGCTCGCACTGCACCGGCTGGAGGCCAATATCCAGCCGGGAAACACCGCCTCGATCGCCCTCGTCCGAGGGCTGGGCTTCCGGCTGGAGGGGCTGTCGCCGGACTTCCTCCAGGTCGACGGCGCCTGGCGGGACCACGAACGCTGGGCGCTCACGTCCGAAATGCCATGTCCCGGGGCCCCGCATCGCACAGGATGA
- a CDS encoding Rv2578c family radical SAM protein, with amino-acid sequence MRWDNLTEGPTGPAALFGADSVVTRTFDTPEFRGITFHEVRARSIVNRVPGASRMPFEWTVNPYRGCSHACVYCFARKTHGYLDLDTGIGFDSQIVVKTNAPELVRRELASPRWTGAHIAMGTNVDCYQRAEGRYRLMPGIIEALRERANPFSILTKGTLILRDLPLIQEAAAVADVGISVSVGFTDTALWRTVEPGTPSPAARLQAVRTLTDAGIECGVLMAPVIPFLGDSPEQLRATVRAVAESGATSVTPLVLHLRPGAREWFTAWLGEHHPRLVERYERMYAGGSYAPTWYQRMITRQVHELTAEFGIGPGGPAPARRIVAPERPDELAPAPGATQLSLL; translated from the coding sequence ATGCGCTGGGACAACCTGACCGAGGGCCCCACGGGCCCGGCCGCGCTCTTCGGCGCCGACTCCGTCGTCACCCGCACCTTCGACACCCCCGAATTCCGGGGGATCACCTTCCACGAGGTCCGGGCCCGGTCGATCGTCAACCGGGTCCCCGGCGCCTCCCGCATGCCGTTCGAGTGGACCGTGAACCCGTACCGGGGGTGCAGTCACGCCTGCGTGTACTGCTTCGCGCGCAAGACGCACGGCTATCTCGACCTCGACACCGGGATCGGCTTCGACTCCCAGATCGTCGTCAAGACCAACGCCCCCGAGCTCGTGCGCCGCGAACTCGCCTCGCCCCGCTGGACCGGCGCGCACATCGCGATGGGCACCAACGTCGACTGCTATCAGCGCGCCGAGGGCCGGTACCGGCTCATGCCCGGGATCATCGAGGCGCTGCGGGAGCGCGCCAATCCCTTCTCCATCCTCACCAAGGGCACGCTGATCCTGCGCGACCTCCCGCTCATCCAGGAGGCCGCGGCCGTCGCCGACGTCGGGATCTCCGTGTCCGTCGGCTTCACCGACACCGCCCTGTGGCGCACGGTCGAGCCCGGCACCCCCTCCCCCGCCGCCCGGCTGCAGGCCGTCCGCACCCTCACCGACGCCGGCATCGAGTGCGGGGTGCTGATGGCCCCCGTGATCCCCTTCCTCGGGGACTCCCCGGAGCAGCTGCGGGCCACCGTCCGGGCCGTCGCCGAGTCGGGCGCGACCTCCGTGACACCCCTGGTGCTCCATCTGCGCCCCGGGGCGCGGGAGTGGTTCACGGCCTGGCTGGGCGAGCACCACCCCCGCCTGGTCGAACGGTACGAGCGGATGTACGCGGGCGGCTCGTACGCACCCACCTGGTACCAGCGGATGATCACCCGCCAAGTCCACGAGCTCACCGCCGAATTCGGCATCGGCCCCGGCGGCCCCGCACCGGCCCGGCGGATCGTCGCACCGGAGCGGCCGGACGAGCTCGCGCCCGCGCCCGGGGCGACCCAGCTCAGCCTGCTCTGA
- a CDS encoding M20/M25/M40 family metallo-hydrolase has product MSGPGGTGSGPAAPAASTAPVAPVDQRALDEAVEFTSGLIRIDTTNRGGGDCRERPAAEYVAERLAAIGLEPALLERTPGRTNVVARIAGTDPTAPALLVHGHLDVVPAEAADWSVDPFSGEVRDGVVWGRGAVDMKNMDAMVLAVVRAWARAGVKPRRDIVIAYTADEEDSAIDGSGFLADHHPELFEGCTEGISESGAFTVHAAPGQALYPIAAGERGTAWLKLTATGTAGHGSKPNRANAVSRLAAAVARIGEHDWPVRLTDTVTACITELAALQGMSVDPRDPGFQLDQILNKLGPAGALVEATVRNSANPTMLSAGYKLNVIPGTATGYVDGRMLPGGEAEFTATLDELTGPDVHWEFHHREVALEAPVDGRTYGILRESVEAFDPEGHVVPFCMAGGTDAKQFSRLGITGYGFSPLKLPPGFDYWSLFHGVDERVPVDALHFGVRVLDRALRTL; this is encoded by the coding sequence ATGTCCGGTCCGGGTGGAACCGGGAGCGGCCCTGCCGCCCCCGCCGCCTCCACCGCCCCCGTCGCCCCCGTCGATCAGAGGGCGCTCGACGAGGCCGTCGAGTTCACCTCCGGCCTGATCCGCATCGACACCACCAACCGCGGCGGCGGCGACTGCCGGGAGCGCCCGGCCGCCGAGTACGTCGCCGAGCGGCTGGCCGCCATCGGCCTGGAGCCCGCGCTGCTGGAACGCACCCCGGGCCGCACCAACGTGGTGGCCCGGATCGCGGGCACCGACCCCACCGCCCCCGCCCTCCTGGTCCACGGCCACCTCGACGTGGTCCCGGCCGAGGCCGCCGACTGGAGCGTGGACCCCTTCTCCGGCGAAGTCCGCGACGGGGTGGTGTGGGGCCGCGGCGCCGTCGACATGAAGAACATGGACGCGATGGTGCTCGCCGTCGTACGGGCCTGGGCGCGGGCCGGAGTGAAGCCGCGGCGGGACATCGTGATCGCCTACACCGCCGACGAGGAGGACAGCGCGATCGACGGCTCGGGCTTCCTCGCCGACCACCACCCCGAGCTCTTCGAAGGCTGTACCGAGGGCATCAGCGAATCCGGTGCCTTCACCGTGCACGCCGCGCCCGGGCAGGCCCTCTACCCGATCGCCGCCGGCGAACGCGGCACCGCCTGGCTGAAGCTCACCGCGACCGGCACCGCCGGACACGGCTCCAAGCCCAACCGGGCCAACGCGGTCAGCCGCCTCGCCGCCGCCGTCGCCCGCATCGGCGAGCACGACTGGCCGGTCCGCCTCACCGACACCGTCACCGCCTGCATCACCGAACTCGCGGCCCTGCAGGGGATGTCGGTGGACCCGCGCGACCCCGGTTTCCAGCTCGACCAGATCCTCAACAAGCTCGGCCCGGCCGGCGCGCTCGTCGAGGCGACCGTCCGCAACAGCGCCAACCCGACCATGCTCAGCGCCGGTTACAAGCTCAACGTCATCCCGGGCACCGCCACCGGGTACGTGGACGGCCGGATGCTGCCCGGCGGCGAGGCCGAGTTCACCGCCACCCTCGACGAGCTCACCGGCCCCGACGTGCACTGGGAGTTCCACCACCGGGAGGTGGCCCTCGAAGCCCCCGTGGACGGGCGGACGTACGGGATCCTGCGCGAGTCCGTCGAGGCCTTCGACCCGGAGGGGCACGTGGTGCCCTTCTGCATGGCGGGCGGCACCGACGCCAAGCAGTTCTCCCGGCTCGGCATCACCGGCTACGGCTTCTCCCCGCTCAAGCTGCCGCCCGGCTTCGACTACTGGTCCCTCTTCCACGGAGTCGACGAGCGGGTGCCCGTCGACGCCCTGCACTTCGGGGTCCGCGTCCTCGACCGAGCCCTGCGCACACTGTGA
- a CDS encoding prolyl oligopeptidase family serine peptidase, which translates to MKTPRGDGTAPYGSWPSPIGAGLAASLDGRPEYVGAIGAEVWWTVPRPAEGGRRALVRRPADGGPALCALPAPWNVRSRVTEYGGLPWAGAERPLGGPLVVFVHFADQRLYAYEPDAPGGPAPRALTPVSAVGGGLRWADPVLRDGEVWCVLEEFTGAGPTDVRRVLAAVPLDGSAAEDRSRVRELTDDRYRFSSGPRLSPDGRQAAWLVWDHPRMPWDGTELRLAEVTADGRLAEPRTVLGGPEEAVAQVEWTTGGSLLAVSDRGGWWNPYRVDRETGEAVNLCPREEEFGGPLWKPGLRWIAALPDGLVAVLHGRGSSVLGVLDPESGDLVDAAGPWTAWQPTLAVSGGRVYGVAASPRSAYEVVELDTATGHARVVGGRGSPGADEAEGADGTGGAAGPGEARGPGPADRADPAYYPEPQSRTFFGRGGREIHAHVYPPHHPLLRARADELPPYVVWAHGGPTDHVPPVLDLHIAYFTSRGIGVVEVNYGGSTGYGRAYRERLREQWGIVDVEDCAAVARALAAEGTADPDRLAIRGGSAGGWTAAASLAATDLYACAAIIYPVLDLAGFAAETHDLESRYVDGLAGPPQTLALLSRERSPVARADRITAPFVLLQGLDDPVCPPAQAERLLAAMRGRSVPHAYVTFEGEGHGFRRADTMVRALEAELSLYAQVFGFERADIPRLALSD; encoded by the coding sequence GTGAAGACCCCGCGCGGCGACGGCACCGCCCCCTACGGCAGTTGGCCCTCGCCGATCGGCGCCGGGCTCGCCGCCTCCCTCGACGGGAGGCCGGAGTACGTCGGCGCGATCGGTGCCGAGGTGTGGTGGACGGTGCCCCGGCCGGCCGAAGGCGGCCGCCGCGCCCTGGTCCGCCGGCCCGCGGACGGCGGACCCGCGCTCTGCGCGCTGCCCGCGCCGTGGAACGTGCGCAGCCGGGTCACGGAGTACGGCGGACTGCCCTGGGCGGGAGCCGAACGGCCCCTGGGCGGGCCTCTGGTGGTCTTCGTCCACTTCGCCGACCAGCGGCTGTACGCGTACGAGCCGGACGCGCCCGGCGGCCCGGCCCCGCGGGCGCTGACCCCCGTCTCGGCGGTGGGCGGCGGGCTGCGCTGGGCCGACCCGGTGCTGCGTGACGGTGAAGTCTGGTGCGTGCTGGAGGAGTTCACCGGAGCCGGGCCGACCGATGTGCGCCGCGTCCTGGCTGCCGTACCGCTGGACGGGTCGGCCGCGGAAGACAGGTCCCGCGTGCGGGAGTTGACCGATGACCGGTACCGGTTCAGCAGCGGGCCCCGGCTCTCTCCCGACGGGCGGCAGGCGGCCTGGCTGGTGTGGGACCACCCCCGTATGCCGTGGGACGGCACCGAGTTGCGGCTCGCCGAGGTCACCGCGGACGGCCGGCTCGCGGAGCCCCGTACCGTGCTCGGCGGACCCGAGGAGGCCGTCGCGCAGGTCGAGTGGACCACCGGCGGAAGCCTCCTCGCGGTGAGCGACCGGGGCGGCTGGTGGAACCCGTACCGGGTGGACCGGGAGACGGGCGAGGCCGTCAACCTGTGCCCCCGGGAAGAGGAGTTCGGCGGGCCGCTGTGGAAGCCCGGCCTGCGCTGGATCGCGGCGCTCCCCGACGGACTGGTGGCCGTCCTGCACGGCCGGGGCTCCTCGGTGCTCGGCGTGCTCGATCCCGAGAGCGGGGACCTGGTCGACGCGGCCGGGCCGTGGACGGCCTGGCAGCCCACCCTCGCCGTCAGCGGCGGCCGGGTCTACGGGGTCGCGGCCAGCCCGCGCAGCGCGTACGAGGTGGTGGAGCTGGACACGGCCACCGGGCACGCCCGGGTGGTGGGCGGCCGCGGCTCCCCGGGAGCGGACGAGGCGGAAGGGGCCGACGGTACGGGCGGGGCGGCTGGGCCCGGTGAGGCCCGCGGACCGGGACCGGCCGACCGGGCGGACCCCGCCTACTACCCGGAGCCGCAGAGCAGGACCTTCTTCGGCCGGGGCGGCCGGGAGATCCACGCCCACGTCTACCCGCCGCACCACCCCCTGCTGCGCGCCAGGGCCGACGAGCTGCCCCCGTACGTGGTGTGGGCGCACGGCGGCCCCACCGACCACGTGCCGCCCGTTCTCGACCTGCACATCGCCTACTTCACCTCCCGCGGCATCGGCGTCGTCGAGGTCAACTACGGCGGCTCCACGGGCTACGGGCGCGCCTACCGGGAACGGCTGCGCGAACAGTGGGGCATCGTCGACGTGGAGGACTGCGCCGCGGTGGCGCGGGCCCTGGCCGCCGAGGGCACCGCCGACCCGGACCGGCTCGCGATCCGGGGCGGCAGCGCGGGCGGCTGGACGGCCGCGGCCTCGCTGGCGGCCACCGACCTGTACGCGTGCGCGGCGATCATCTACCCGGTACTGGACCTGGCCGGCTTCGCCGCCGAGACCCACGACCTGGAGTCCCGCTACGTCGACGGCCTCGCCGGACCTCCGCAGACCCTGGCCCTGCTCAGCCGCGAGCGCTCCCCGGTGGCCCGCGCCGACCGGATCACCGCGCCGTTCGTCCTGCTCCAGGGTCTGGACGACCCGGTCTGCCCGCCCGCGCAGGCGGAGCGGCTGCTGGCCGCGATGCGCGGGCGGTCGGTGCCGCACGCGTACGTGACCTTCGAGGGCGAGGGGCACGGCTTCCGGCGCGCGGACACGATGGTCCGGGCGCTGGAGGCGGAGCTCTCGCTGTACGCGCAGGTGTTCGGGTTCGAGCGGGCGGACATCCCCCGTTTGGCCCTGTCCGACTGA
- a CDS encoding LapA family protein, which produces MSSHTSKSRGKGRGPITPGRAGIAALAVLTLVFIFENTRPTKIRLLIPQVTMPLYVALLIAAVLGGLCGVYFARRRT; this is translated from the coding sequence ATGAGCTCCCACACCTCCAAGAGCCGGGGCAAGGGGCGCGGGCCGATCACCCCGGGCCGCGCCGGCATCGCCGCGCTCGCGGTGCTCACCCTGGTGTTCATCTTCGAGAACACCCGCCCCACCAAGATCCGGCTGTTGATCCCGCAGGTGACGATGCCGCTGTACGTCGCCCTGCTGATCGCGGCCGTACTGGGCGGGCTGTGCGGGGTCTACTTCGCCCGGCGCCGCACATAG
- a CDS encoding alpha/beta hydrolase, which yields MLHPTLHPTKNKPGPALRRAAVLLAVSTLAAALASPVTAAAPAAAAAAPAAEALKWSNCATSRYPTLQCASLKVPLDHDSPAGRQISLALTRVPHTAARSQGPLLVNPGGPGGSGRTLAGFIASALPKEVAAQYDVIGFDPRGVGKSEPALDCGAGHFTPVRPDSVPLDEATERANLERVKSFAESCQTKHADVLPYIDTVSAARDLEVLRTALRADKLSYFGYSYGTYLGAVYAKLHPGRVHRLVLDSVVDPAGVWYEDNLAQDQAFDSRHKAFLAWVARYDSTYHLGTDPAEVESRWYEMRTALRTAPAGAKVGPAELEDTFMPGGYFNGYWPHLAAAFAAYSVDGDPKPLVSAYEKFGAVEPSAGNSYSVYTAVQCRDSAWPRNWNQWRADMWRTHAKAPFMTWNNAWYNAPCAFWPSEPLQAPDVTNSALPQALLFQATEDAATPYEGAVSMRRKLAGSALVVEEGGGNHGVALSGNKCLDEKLSAYLLTGKAADAVCPAQAEPTPIPATRAVPPSAGGAALHGLLGFRG from the coding sequence ATGCTGCACCCGACGCTGCACCCGACGAAGAACAAGCCCGGTCCCGCTCTGCGGCGCGCCGCCGTCCTGCTGGCGGTGTCCACCCTCGCCGCCGCCCTGGCGAGCCCGGTGACGGCCGCGGCCCCGGCAGCGGCAGCGGCCGCCCCGGCCGCCGAAGCCCTGAAGTGGTCCAACTGCGCGACCTCCCGCTACCCGACGCTCCAGTGCGCCTCCCTCAAGGTCCCGCTCGACCACGACAGCCCGGCCGGCCGGCAGATCTCCCTCGCCCTGACCCGCGTCCCCCACACGGCCGCCCGCTCCCAGGGCCCCCTGCTGGTCAACCCCGGCGGGCCCGGCGGCAGCGGGCGCACCCTGGCCGGTTTCATCGCCTCCGCCCTGCCCAAGGAGGTCGCGGCCCAGTACGACGTGATCGGCTTCGACCCCCGGGGCGTAGGCAAGAGCGAGCCCGCCCTGGACTGCGGCGCGGGCCACTTCACGCCCGTACGGCCCGACTCCGTGCCGCTGGACGAGGCGACCGAGCGGGCCAACCTGGAGCGGGTGAAGTCCTTCGCCGAGTCCTGTCAGACCAAGCACGCCGACGTCCTCCCGTACATCGACACGGTGTCGGCGGCCCGCGACCTCGAAGTGCTGCGCACCGCCCTGCGCGCGGACAAGCTGAGCTACTTCGGCTACTCCTACGGCACCTACCTGGGCGCGGTGTACGCCAAGCTCCACCCCGGCCGCGTGCACCGCCTGGTCCTGGACTCCGTCGTCGATCCGGCCGGGGTCTGGTACGAGGACAACCTCGCCCAGGACCAGGCCTTCGACTCCCGCCACAAGGCCTTCCTGGCCTGGGTGGCCCGGTACGACTCCACGTACCACCTCGGCACCGACCCGGCCGAGGTCGAGTCCCGCTGGTACGAGATGCGGACGGCGCTGCGCACCGCCCCGGCGGGCGCCAAGGTGGGCCCGGCGGAGCTGGAGGACACCTTCATGCCGGGCGGCTACTTCAACGGCTACTGGCCCCACCTCGCCGCCGCCTTCGCCGCGTACTCCGTGGACGGCGACCCGAAGCCGCTGGTCTCCGCGTACGAGAAGTTCGGCGCGGTGGAGCCCTCGGCGGGCAACAGCTACAGCGTCTACACGGCCGTGCAGTGCCGGGACTCGGCGTGGCCCAGGAACTGGAACCAGTGGCGGGCCGACATGTGGCGCACGCACGCCAAGGCACCCTTCATGACCTGGAACAACGCCTGGTACAACGCCCCCTGCGCGTTCTGGCCGTCCGAGCCGCTCCAGGCCCCGGACGTCACCAACTCCGCGCTCCCGCAGGCGCTCCTCTTCCAGGCGACCGAGGACGCCGCGACCCCGTACGAGGGCGCGGTGAGCATGCGGCGCAAGCTCGCGGGCTCGGCGCTGGTGGTCGAGGAGGGCGGCGGCAACCACGGCGTCGCCCTGAGCGGCAACAAGTGCCTCGACGAGAAGCTGTCCGCGTACCTGCTGACGGGCAAGGCCGCGGACGCCGTCTGCCCCGCCCAGGCGGAGCCCACCCCGATCCCGGCGACCCGCGCGGTCCCGCCGTCGGCGGGCGGCGCGGCGCTGCACGGGCTGCTCGGCTTCCGGGGCTGA
- a CDS encoding SRPBCC family protein has product MAQVEATTERIIGADAETVFDALADYTGTRGKVLPEHFSEYEVREGGDGEGTLVHWKLQATSKRVRDCLLEVTEPTDGQLVEKDRNSSMVTTWTVTPAGEGKSKAVVTTVWNGAGGIGGFFERTFAPKGLARIYDTLLANLAAEVEG; this is encoded by the coding sequence ATGGCGCAGGTCGAGGCCACCACGGAACGCATCATCGGGGCGGACGCGGAGACCGTGTTCGACGCGCTGGCCGACTACACCGGGACCCGGGGCAAGGTGCTGCCCGAGCACTTCAGCGAGTACGAGGTGCGCGAGGGCGGCGACGGCGAGGGCACCCTCGTCCACTGGAAGCTCCAGGCCACGAGCAAGCGGGTCCGCGACTGCCTGCTGGAGGTCACCGAGCCCACCGACGGCCAGCTCGTGGAGAAGGACCGCAACTCCTCCATGGTCACCACCTGGACGGTCACCCCGGCCGGCGAGGGCAAGTCCAAGGCCGTCGTCACCACCGTGTGGAACGGCGCCGGCGGCATCGGCGGTTTCTTCGAGCGCACCTTCGCGCCCAAGGGACTGGCCCGCATCTACGACACCCTCCTCGCCAACCTGGCCGCCGAAGTCGAGGGCTGA
- a CDS encoding arginase family protein — protein sequence MRTLVLLDAPSNLGLRPPAPGAVPGVYKLAGALREQGLLARLGAREGGVVVPPRYDRGDWKEGDGVFHAGPLAAYTVALADRIEDHLRSGEFPVVLGGDCSIQLGASLAMRRLGRYGIAAIDGSADFRHPGNAAVNGPVGAAGGEELALATGRGQADLADLEGLGPYVRDEDVRLFGLRDGDPDLPELRAAGIFAATVGAIRDRGAGPVARTALTGLQPPATAGFWVHLDADVLDPSVMPAVDSPDAGGLIPDELAELLGVLISSPRCVGLNVTIYDPDLDPDGRAGALLADLVAGAFA from the coding sequence ATGCGAACCCTCGTGCTCCTCGACGCACCGTCCAACCTCGGGCTCCGACCCCCGGCCCCGGGCGCCGTTCCCGGTGTGTACAAACTCGCCGGGGCCCTGCGCGAACAGGGCCTGCTGGCCCGCCTCGGCGCGCGCGAGGGCGGGGTGGTCGTCCCGCCGCGCTACGACCGGGGCGACTGGAAGGAGGGCGACGGGGTGTTCCACGCCGGGCCCCTCGCCGCGTACACCGTCGCCCTCGCCGACCGGATCGAGGACCACCTGCGCTCCGGGGAGTTCCCGGTCGTCCTCGGCGGCGACTGCTCCATCCAGCTCGGTGCCTCCCTGGCCATGCGGCGCCTCGGGCGGTACGGCATCGCCGCGATCGACGGCTCCGCCGACTTCCGCCACCCCGGCAACGCGGCCGTCAACGGGCCCGTCGGAGCGGCCGGCGGCGAGGAACTGGCGCTCGCCACCGGGCGCGGCCAGGCGGACCTCGCGGACCTGGAGGGCCTCGGGCCCTACGTGCGCGACGAGGACGTCCGGCTCTTCGGGCTGCGCGACGGGGACCCGGACCTCCCGGAGCTGCGCGCCGCCGGGATCTTCGCGGCCACGGTGGGGGCGATCCGCGACCGCGGCGCCGGGCCGGTGGCCCGTACCGCCCTGACGGGACTGCAGCCCCCGGCCACCGCCGGGTTCTGGGTCCACCTGGACGCCGACGTACTGGACCCGTCCGTGATGCCGGCCGTCGACAGCCCGGACGCGGGCGGGCTGATCCCCGACGAACTCGCCGAACTGCTCGGGGTGTTGATCAGCTCCCCGCGCTGCGTGGGACTCAACGTCACCATCTACGACCCGGACCTGGATCCCGACGGGCGCGCCGGGGCCCTGCTCGCGGACCTGGTGGCGGGCGCGTTCGCGTAG
- a CDS encoding DinB family protein, which produces MSDVIRRGQFFDGEESARRFAGPTTGDERRMLVDVLRAQRATLRLKCADLGPELAERAVQPSTLSLLGLVRHLADVERRWFRQVLDGQQVPLRFWSTAAPDGDFDGAVATPEVIREAWEAWRAEAEFAEAFTERAPDLEVCGKDAWRGEVSLRWVLIHMIEEYARHNGHADLLRESIDGAIGV; this is translated from the coding sequence ATGAGCGACGTGATCAGAAGAGGTCAGTTTTTCGACGGGGAAGAGTCCGCGCGCCGGTTCGCGGGACCGACGACGGGCGACGAACGACGGATGCTCGTCGACGTGCTGCGGGCCCAGCGTGCGACGCTCAGGCTCAAGTGCGCCGACCTGGGGCCGGAGTTGGCCGAGCGGGCGGTGCAGCCGTCCACGCTGTCGCTGCTGGGCCTGGTCCGCCATCTCGCGGACGTGGAGCGCCGCTGGTTCCGTCAGGTGCTGGACGGGCAGCAGGTTCCGCTCCGGTTCTGGTCCACGGCCGCCCCCGACGGGGACTTCGACGGCGCGGTGGCCACGCCCGAGGTGATCCGGGAGGCCTGGGAGGCGTGGCGGGCGGAGGCGGAGTTCGCGGAGGCGTTCACGGAGCGGGCGCCGGACCTGGAGGTCTGCGGGAAGGACGCGTGGCGGGGCGAGGTTTCGCTGCGCTGGGTGCTGATCCACATGATCGAGGAATACGCGCGGCACAACGGCCACGCGGACCTGCTGCGCGAAAGCATCGACGGAGCGATAGGGGTCTGA